The sequence TTGGTCACCGGCCGCGAGATCGGAGGCACGCGCGGCACGGGGTGACGGGGTTCCGACGGCCCGGTGAGGTCCCGCCGGCCGTACGCCGCTCACCTGGGTTCGCCGTGCCCGGCGGGTACGGGGCGGGTGTCCGGCCGCCCGGTAGTCAGGGCAGACGCGACGGGCGGCCGGACGGTGACCGGTCCGGGTCGTGCGCGGCGCCCACACGGGGGACGGCGGCGGACACTGCCACGCGAGCGCCTGGAACGGTCGTACACGAGCCCCCGGACCGGTCGACACCAGCATCCGCCGCCGGGCGGTCGCGGCGCGACGGCCGATGGGCCCGGCGAGAGGGGCCGAAGGTCCCCGGTTCCGGCGGAGGACGGGGAAGCCGGGAGGGGCCGGCGCGTTGTCCTCCGATGTGCGCTGAACTGCCTCGGGTTCCCGAGTGGTCCGCGTATCCCGCGCAAGGCGGTCGAGCAGGTCCGCGAGCGGTGCGGTCCGGCGGACGCCGGGTCACGGCGAGCAGCGGCAGCACACGGCCGTTCTTTTCGACCGCGTGTTCTCGCAGGAGCGCCTGGAGAGCGCGGGCGTCGGCCCCGTCGCGGTACGACGCCGCGTACCGCTGCCGCACCGTGCCCGGAGTCCCGCCGCCCCTCCCCCGGTGTCCACAGGTCCGGGAGGTCAGCGGCCCTGCTGTCCGTGGCGGTCTTGGAGCTGGGTGGCCATGACCGCGGCCTGGACGCGGCGTTCCACGCCGAGCTTGGCGAGCAGGCGGGAGATGTGGTTCTTCACCGTCTTCTCGGCGAGGTACAGCCGCGAGCCGATCTGGCGGTTGGTGAGTCCCTCGCCGATGAGGGCGAGGATCTCCCGCTCCCGGTCGGTCAGACCGGGCAGGACGTCCGGCTGCTCCTGCTCCTGCCGCCCTCCGTCCCGCAGACGGGCCATCAGCCTAGCGGTGGCACTCGGGTCCAGCAGGGACTGGCCGCGGGCCACGGTGCGTACCGCGGATATCAGGTCCGAGCCCCGGATCTGCTTCAGGACGTACCCGGACGCCCCCGCCATGATCGAGTCCAGCAGGGCTTCCTCGTCGTCGAAGGAGGTCAGCATCAGGCAGGCCAGCTCGGGCATACGCGAGCGCAACTCCCGGCACACGGTCACCCCGTCGCCGTCCGGCAGCCGGACGTCCAGGACCGCCACCCGCGGCCGCAGCGCGGGAACCCGGACCAGGGCCTGCTCCACCGAGCCGGCCTCGCCGACCACGTCGATGTCCGGCTCGTCGGTCAGCAGGTCGCGCACTCCGCGCCGTACCACCTCGTGGTCGTCCAGGAGGAAGACCCGGATCGTATCGTCGGGGCCCTGCCGCCCGCTGTCCGCCATCGCTTGCTCCCTGCTTCCGCGTTCCACGAGGTCGTCCGCTCCTGGACCGTACTCCGGCCCCTCCGGAATCCTTCGCGGACCGGGGCCGAACGGCCAGGGCCGATCGGCCCTTTTTTCCAGGATCGCGGCCCCCGTCCCCGGGTCCCGCCGGCCCCGGTGCGCGCAGAAGTTCCGAGGCCGCACGGTGCCGACCGGCCCGTCACCCCGGGGCCGGACGGTCCCCCGCTCCCGCGGCCGGTACGGGTGTCCGGGCGGAGAGGCGCACGCCGTACATCGTGCGGCCGCCGACGAGTTCACGCCCGGTCACCAGTTCGGGACCGATGCGCATCAGGGCCTCTTCGGGCGAGGGAACCCAGGGTTGCGGGCCGATCCGTTCCAGACGTTCCCGTTCGGCCGTGTCGGTCACGACGGCTGCCCGGCCGGTGACGACGACGCTCCAGCCGGAGTACGCGGTCGCGTCCACCTCGTCCGCCTCGAAGGCGACGACCGCACCGTCGACCGCGCGGGCCAGGGCGGAGTCGGCGGAGGTACGCAGGAGGACCGCTCCGTCGGCGTCCAGCGCGAAGTTCACCGGGAACACCGCGGGCAGGGCCTGGCGCGTGTAGACCACGCGGCCCACAGGCACCGTGGCCAGCAGCGCCAGACACTCCTGGCGGCCGAGTTCGCGGAAACCGTCGTTCGCATACATGAGTCAGCCCGTCTTTCACCTGGTGGAGGGGTCGGGCTCCATGCTGAGCGCGGTCACGGCCGTGCGTCAGGGGCCACCGGTCCCGGCTTCGGCGGCGATCAGGCCGAGGAGGCGTCGCGGCACACAGGGGCCGATCGGCCCTTCCGGCGCGCCGGGCGG comes from Streptomyces sp. SCL15-4 and encodes:
- a CDS encoding response regulator transcription factor, giving the protein MADSGRQGPDDTIRVFLLDDHEVVRRGVRDLLTDEPDIDVVGEAGSVEQALVRVPALRPRVAVLDVRLPDGDGVTVCRELRSRMPELACLMLTSFDDEEALLDSIMAGASGYVLKQIRGSDLISAVRTVARGQSLLDPSATARLMARLRDGGRQEQEQPDVLPGLTDREREILALIGEGLTNRQIGSRLYLAEKTVKNHISRLLAKLGVERRVQAAVMATQLQDRHGQQGR
- a CDS encoding pyridoxamine 5'-phosphate oxidase family protein; translation: MYANDGFRELGRQECLALLATVPVGRVVYTRQALPAVFPVNFALDADGAVLLRTSADSALARAVDGAVVAFEADEVDATAYSGWSVVVTGRAAVVTDTAERERLERIGPQPWVPSPEEALMRIGPELVTGRELVGGRTMYGVRLSARTPVPAAGAGDRPAPG